Part of the Cardiobacteriaceae bacterium TAE3-ERU3 genome, CCATTTTTTACTGACAGTTATTGCTTCGTCACAGCGCGCTTCATTGCCCTCAAAACCCAGCTCTAACTCATGGTGCATTTGCGGTAAACACGATACCGACACGTCAGGAAAATCGCCTTCGAGCTTTTCCAGTAATGCAATTGCCTGGCTTTCAGCAAGAAATGCCTGAATACTGCGGTATATCAATGGTTGTTTCATCGTTGCGCCGTACTCATCAAGTACCCATTCAATCATTGGCTTAGCCATTTGCGGGAAACCGGGTACGCAGTAAATTTGTCCGATAGAAAAGCCCGGTACGTTATTAACTGGATTGGGAATCAGCGTTGCACCTTCAGGAAACAGCACCAAATTACGGCGCATATCGTTAAAATCTTTGCCGAATTTTTCCTCGAGCAAGAGTGTCCCTTGCGGATGATAAGCAAGCGGTACGCCCATTGCTTCAGCAACAGTTGCACGGGTTTTATCGTCCGGCGTTGCGCCGATACCGCCAAAGCTGAGTACCGTTTGGTTGGTAGCAATGGCTTGCTGGAATGCTGTAAGCAGCGTATCTGCGTCGTCACGCAAAAAATGCACGCCATTAATGCGAATACTGCGTGCCTGACATGCGGCCAACGTATTGGCAAAATGCACGTCTTGTCGTCGTCCAGCCAAAATCTCATTGCCAATAATGAATAATGTGACGCCCTGAGTCATTGGTTTTCCTTGTAAGAATACTGCTGGAAACTATAGCAAACTCTGATCCTGAATTTATGCCTTAGTTCTGTACAATAGCTTGATCATTGCCAACATCATGGAATTCATGAACGCATTATTCGAATGGATTACTTTACCGTGGCCACCATTACTGAAGTGGGCGGCGTTGTTCGCTTTTCCGTTAGCACTGCTGGGTATCTTTGAGCTATTTGCCAATATCGGGCTGCGTCGGCGCCTGAATGAAGCTGAAACCCTGCATAAACAGCACAATAAGGAATTCGAACAAGCGCGGCTGATGGTTGCACGAGTAGAAGAGCGTGATAAAGGTTGGCAACGCCTGTACAATCGCCAACAGGAAGAGTACCGCCAGTTACTTGAAGAACACCACAACTTACAAGCCACGCACCAGCATGTGCAAACCCTGCTAGCCACAACGCGTGAAGCCGCTGAGCTGAACCGTCAGCATCTTGAAGAAAAGCTGCTGCTGTTGGAAGAAAATAAGCGTCAATTGCTCGAGGAATTCAGCCAGCTGTCTGAACGTATCTTTACCAGCAAAGCTGAGCAGAATCGCCGTGGTCTGGGTGAAGTGCTTTCACCATTTAAAGAGCAATTGCACCATTTGCAGCATAAAGTAGAGCAGCTGCACATTGCTGACAGCAAGGACAGAGCAGGGCTGAAAGCGCAGATCGGTGAACTGCACAAGCTCAATCGTGAAATGACCAACGAAGCGCATGCGTTGGCCACCGCTTTGCGTGGTGAGCACAAGACGCAAGGTAATTGGGGTGAGCTGATCCTTGAGCGCGTACTTGAGCGCAGCGGATTGCGCGCCGGTGAAGAATATCAGCGCGAAGCCGTGTACA contains:
- a CDS encoding competence/damage-inducible protein A encodes the protein MTQGVTLFIIGNEILAGRRQDVHFANTLAACQARSIRINGVHFLRDDADTLLTAFQQAIATNQTVLSFGGIGATPDDKTRATVAEAMGVPLAYHPQGTLLLEEKFGKDFNDMRRNLVLFPEGATLIPNPVNNVPGFSIGQIYCVPGFPQMAKPMIEWVLDEYGATMKQPLIYRSIQAFLAESQAIALLEKLEGDFPDVSVSCLPQMHHELELGFEGNEARCDEAITVSKKWLEQYGFKYF
- the rmuC gene encoding DNA recombination protein RmuC produces the protein MNALFEWITLPWPPLLKWAALFAFPLALLGIFELFANIGLRRRLNEAETLHKQHNKEFEQARLMVARVEERDKGWQRLYNRQQEEYRQLLEEHHNLQATHQHVQTLLATTREAAELNRQHLEEKLLLLEENKRQLLEEFSQLSERIFTSKAEQNRRGLGEVLSPFKEQLHHLQHKVEQLHIADSKDRAGLKAQIGELHKLNREMTNEAHALATALRGEHKTQGNWGELILERVLERSGLRAGEEYQREAVYSDGNQRLRPDVVVNLPEGRHLIIDSKVSLNAYSDYVNANNDAARERALKAHIAALRQHITTLGNKAYQQLDGLHSPDFVLMFVPVEPAFMAAFAADERLFDDAFAKKIAVVTPTTLLATLRTVASIWALERRNKSTEQLADEAGKVYDKLALLIERMEKLGKQLDSAKNTYEETWHGLTSGNGNLVSTVERFRDVGIRSKKVIPKAISDQARSSDFE